tttcatttttttcttcaaatcacaGATTTGAGCAATTAATTCTCTTCTGGCAATAATCTGCTTGGTTTCAAAGTCACCTGGATTTAATTATCATTGCTAAATGTCAAAATCACAtttggtttttttggggggggggtgcatGTAATAGTCCCTCAATGTTGCTTCAAGTCTCATGACAATAGTGTAcagatatttaaagggatagttcatccaacaatgaaaactctctcatcatttactcaccttcattccatgccagatgtgtatgactttctttcttcagcagaacacaaatatttttagaagaatatttctatGTAGCTCTGTAggacctcacaatgcaagtgaatggtgatcagacctttgtagctccaaaaatcacataaaggaaacaaagaagtaatccataagactccagtggtcataTGGTCAGAAGCGATATAGTAcagtaggtgtgagtgagaaacagataaaaatgtaagtgctctttttgctctaaatctccactttcacattcacatctgaaagtcacatgtggtgcctaaGTTAAGTTTCTTTTTCACATctaaaaatgaaagttaaagtgtagacttagagtaaaaaagggcttaaatattgttctgtttctcacccacacctattactgTATATTGgctctgaagatatagatttaaacactggagtcatatggattacttttatgtttcctttatgcgatttttggagttacaaaggtctggtcaccattcacttgcattgtatggacctacagagctaagatattcttctataaatcttagtttgtgttctactgaagaaagaaagtcatacacatctgggatggcatgagggtgtgtaaatgataagagaatgttCACTTTTTGAATTTTCTATTTGTTATGCACACTCATGGTGCCAATCAGTACTTTAGAAGGTAAACTGAGCCCTTTAAATGTGCTGCACTACTTATAGTCAATGTTCTGATGGATTTTTTTCTGCCTTCTAGAAACTTCCCCATTTGATGGGACTGAGGCCCATGGAATCATAACTGTGATCAATCACAGCCATACTGATCCTTACTGGTTGCTAACTCCTCCATCTGCCCCCTCAGTTCAGCAATGGCTCTGTGCTTGGGGCAGGTTTTCAGCAAAGACAAGACATTCCGACCTCGAAAGCGATTTGAACCTGGAACACAACGCTTTGAGCTGTACAAAAGAGCCCAAGCCTCTCTGAAATCAGGCCTGGACCTTAGGAAAGTTGTGCAGCTGCCAGAGGGGGAGAACATTAATGATTGGATAGCTGTGCACGTGGTAGATTTCTTCAATCGTATTAATCTCATCTATGGGACGGTAAGTGAGTTTTGCACTGAGAAGAGCTGTCCCATCATGTCTGGTGGGCCACGTTATGAATACAGGTGGCAGGATGGCGATCAATTCAAGAAGCCCACCAAGCTGCCTGCTCTTACATACATGAACCTTCTGATGAACTGGATTGAGTCACTCATCAACAATGAGGACATCTTTCCTACACGAGTAGGTGTGTGTGAAGTCCAAAATGTTTTCTTAGACAGGTTCTTCTGTTGGATTGAGCTGTTGATGCTGCTCAATCAAGTTAAACTTCCAGCATACGGGTGCCACTAGAGGTCAACAGTtattggattttgccgataccgatatctcaGGTTGTAGAaaagcagataaccgattaatcagctgatagttttttaAATCTATTTACTGAATATGTTTTCTTTCTATGCATTTTTCCTTAGTGTGGCAGGCAGAGAGATAGAGGCTGTAAGTttccaaattgaatgaaatccacaatgcagtttattgtgcacccaaaataccaataataatcagaaaaaacaaattacgatttggtgcataacatgggacttttaaccaTAAACAAGACCGAAATATAAGGGGGGCTCTTATAAAAcagactttttaaattttttctctAAGGACACTGTCTATCAAAACCAACATGAACTCAGCAATCAATAATGGTGATATGAATTCACGTTAAATAATGTCCATGCTTCATAAGTGTCTTTTCTGTAATGTGATTTCGTCTTAATCAAGCACGAGTAGTTCATAAACGGTGACAAAGCACTTCATGTAAGGATTTACCAAATGAAGGTTTTtttcatatacatttacattcaccAGATGACTTTTTTGATTATTATTCACCAGATAggaagttggagacacgatgtatgtgctgacgtgGCACTTTTCCGTATACTCACATTTTTCTGTGCATATGCCCTTGCTTCAAACTAGAACACTTGATCATTATCAAGTCAAAACTACAAAACGTGCATTAAAGTGAGGATTTAAATAcggatgaatattgtcagtgaagacaaaaaaaaaaatcataatttagacACAGCAAAGAGGTGTTGGTGATCATTAATATTTTACCTCAAGAGACTGCAGTCTTACAGGGTGAAAAATCCTATCTGCAAACTATCTGCTTTAATTACTACCGATAACTGATCTTTCCAAAAGTAGCTATTGGCACTGATTGATttgcaaaaccgatatatcggttgacctctaggtGCAACTATGGAAATTTTGCTGCTGTGATAGAGCTACTAGTGCAGTTGATGCTATTTGTTTGACAGTAACAGGCCTCACAAAAGCTAGTCTAGTAATATAAGAGCACAGGCATGCCATCTTGCAAGTTAGGAAATGGTT
This DNA window, taken from Myxocyprinus asiaticus isolate MX2 ecotype Aquarium Trade chromosome 37, UBuf_Myxa_2, whole genome shotgun sequence, encodes the following:
- the LOC127428152 gene encoding MOB kinase activator 3C-like — encoded protein: MALCLGQVFSKDKTFRPRKRFEPGTQRFELYKRAQASLKSGLDLRKVVQLPEGENINDWIAVHVVDFFNRINLIYGTVSEFCTEKSCPIMSGGPRYEYRWQDGDQFKKPTKLPALTYMNLLMNWIESLINNEDIFPTRVGVPFPKNFQQVCKKILSRLFRVFVHVYIHHFDIVCSMGAEAHINTCYKHYYFFISEFCLIDHSELEPLKEMTERICH